In Mesoplodon densirostris isolate mMesDen1 chromosome 2, mMesDen1 primary haplotype, whole genome shotgun sequence, the DNA window ATGGGAGAGAGGCAGGAATATAAATTTGCTGATATAAATAGTGGCTAATACTGCTTTGTTATAGAACTAGAGATTgtgaaagcttttaaatttattttgcagCAGTTTTTACTGTATAGTGTGGTAGTCCAATATACAGAGTAGTTTTGGGGGAGTTATTCCTGGAAGTCGGCCTGGAGTCtgttttttcagttttcccaatgcctCATTAATTATCTGTACCCCTCAATAAATACTTTGTATTTAAACAAGCTAGAGTAGATTATCTTGTTTGCAATTAAGAGCTCTCTGTGCTCATCTTTGAATGAGAAGTAATCTAAGTAATCTATCTAGATCTGGTGTTTGTCCATAAATATGGGGATAGAGGCTTTTTGCTTCTCCCTCATTGTCCACTTAAATGCTATTATTTTCCTCCCAGATCTTAAGCAGAAAGGCTAGTTTGCATTAACAAAGATTAAATTTTAACAAAACAATTCACACAAAACAgcacattataaatataaaatgtagaaaataataaaatgagcatCCCTGTATTTCAATACCCTGCtcaagaaagaaacagaacagaagAAGCCTTCTATGTTTCTCTCTTTGATGCATTTCTCTCCTTCCCAATAAGGAGTCTTATTttggattttatatttattatttctttggctTTTATAAATTTCACTACATGTGTATGTGTtatcaaataatatattatttgtattttcacACTTTTAAAGTTTATACAACTGGTATCAGGTGGTATGTATTCTTTTGCAGCTAGCATTTTTTCcactaaatattatttttatggaaTTCATTTATGTTGAAACACCGAGCTAGAAATGGTATTCTGAAGATTTAAAACAATTACAAGAATATACGTTTCAAATATTCTCTATTAttctttaattatatatatagacAAGTGTGTTCATGTATCTTATAAAACGGATTTCCGGGTAATGTAAGGGCAAATACTATGTCAAATATTTCTACTCATCTCCAAATTAGCTGATTTTTAATaattgttggttttgttttatacAGCTGTCACTAGCTAAATGATACTGCTACCTGAGCCCTGGTTTAACATAGTGGAAATCCATCAAATTCCTCCAATTCCTTTCCAATAAATTGATAGTCATTAGGTAACTTGTCTCAATAAGCAGAAAATTTTTTACTAAAATTAGGAAGGGATGGGTGTTGATACTGAATCCCTTGTCATCTTCTGTGGAACTAACAGcaattttattgacatttttttctagcCTTTAAAATATTGTCTAAGGTTTTATATATCTGTTATCTGTATTATACAAAAATCATTTATTGGAATGACATGTATAATTAGGTTTACCTCAGCCATTCAGGCTGGATGAGGCAACATAATGTGGTGGTTAAACACATGGGCTCTGTTGTACTTCCTgtgtttgaatcttggctctctgtctcagtttcttcatctgtaaaaggggataaTGATGATAATTACAATTCccaaatgagttaataaatatttagaatggtgcctggaaATGCACAGcattaattattcattttattactaaaacaaattttaatgccCATGGTGGGAGGATGTTtgggattaaaaaacaaaaacaaaaacaaaacctcgtCACAGGAAAGGAAGGTGAAATAAAACATGGATGGAAAAAGAGAACAACTGCACCTCAGTCATCCCTTAGCCCCCAATTTTTCTTATGCTCCAGTGCCACAGTGCCAGCAGGGGCCACAACACCTGGCTGATGCCTTCATTGTGACCTATTACTGCCTGCCTGCTCTCTCTGTTATTCCCTGACTCTCTTGGTGCCAAGATTTCGTGGAGGCTGCAGTTCCCACAAGTGGCCACAAACAAGGGTGACTACAGAGGTGTACTGAGTAGTGGTGGGTAGCCACTGTCTTGGGGGGCCAAACACTGGACACATTAACTGGACCATGGTTCAGGCAGCCCTGTCCTGGGAGACGTACAGGGACAGGGACCTATATCCAGGACCTGCAGTAGGCTGGCTTAAATTAGACCTGCAGGTTGGGAGGCATTGAGTGGCCTCCTTGGAAGTGACTGCCTACAGTCACTTAGAGTTGGCCAGCAGTGGTATGGGGTGGGTTTCTGGGGTGTCTAGGGAGAGCCAAAGCAGAACCCAGAGGATGATTCTTTCTGAGGAGTTAATTGGTATGGCACTGACCACTCAGAATAGTTACTAGCTATATATTTCCCTCATTGTAACAGGATTAATTGCATTTCAgaagttttctgttgttttttttctaacaGATTTAACAGAAAATACTGTTTAACTCATATGCTGAACATTGATGGTTAGTACAGTATATATTCCTTTTCCCAAGTGCACATGTAAAACCTTGAGCATTTGATAATTCTggtatgttatatttttattactactctctaagtatttttcaattttcattcAATTTCTCTTTGATCcatgagttatttaaaaataggtGTTTTTAAAGTTTCCAAATATGTGAGGTCTTCAAAAGTTATTTTTGTACAGTAATTGCTTTCTGAGTTAAACTTCATTCTGTTCAAAGATACATATGTAGTAGTGCCAATTCCATGAGTAcgttaagacttgttttatggaCTCATATGAAGTCAATTTCCATAAATATTCCaggtgcatttgagaagaaagtataaccAATAATTATTGGTTGCAGAGTtctctctctatgtatatatctattaaatcAAGCTTGTTAAATGTGTTTATATGCTTTTATTCTCCTTCTGCTTGACCTATCAAATGCTGAGAGAAGTATGTTGAATTCTCCCACTGTGGTGATGGATTTGTCAATTTTCCTCTTGGCATAATAAttcttgcttttatattttaatgctattttaaTAGATACATATGTGTTTAGAATTATTATATGTTCATCGTGAGTTTAATCTTTTATTAGCATATGGTGACCATCTTCATCCCTAGTACGGCATTATTTCTTAaactttattttgtctgatattattgATATATAGCTATATACCAACTACCAACTTTCTTTTTGTTAGAATATTCCTGGCATATCTTTAACAATTCTTTTACATTCAGTCTTTCTGTTTATGTTTTAATGTCATTCttctaaacaaaataaaatgtattttaaaaatccacttttgtctttAACTGGCAAGTTTTCTCCAGTTATATTTGTTGTGattactgatatattttggatttaTTTACCACCCCATTTTGTACTTGCTGTAATGTGTACATGCAAAGTGAAGcataggaaatatatgtatatttagaataaacttgaaagttatttttaatttttgcatccAATCCAGTAAAGGAGATGAAGATGAGAGTAGTGACTCCCAAACTTGGACTTCACAGAGGAGTAAAAATTTCCCCCAAACGCTGGTGACCAATATAGGGttgccaactttttattttgccaaGTTAGGAAATTGATAAAACAATCAGAGCCACATCAACTATCATCTATCCTCatcataattttataaaagaaaggacatttaaaaacaaaaatttaaagtgTGAAAAAGCAATGCCAGCTTAGAGGTCATTTAGCAAATTTatctgagacacacacacacatatatataatttatgcacatacatctctctgtttgtgtgtatTCTCATTTCACTGGAAATCATTGAAAACTTTGACCTGCACCTAAACTGGAACCCACTAATTAAGAGGATGGTGgtgcagaaggaagaagaaggttCTATGTGGAGGGTTCAGAGGTGCCCTGGGGCTTGGGCAACAGAGAAAATGGCTGCTTATGTGTGCTTGGGTGCAGCGAGGAACCGGTGTGGTAGCCGGGTTGGGTATGCCTGGGGTGAAGGTGATGTGATTCACGAAGCCCGTGACTGTTAAATGGCCCAAGAACAAAGAGAGGAGCTTCTCTCTAAActggagagaagaggagaaactTATTAGGCCCAGCACTGACCAGGATCCCTAGGTTGATTATGTTGGATAAAGGGCCTCGGGTAGTTGGATGTGGATTATGTCAGAGTGAAAGTCCTTAAATTACAGGCATTTATAAATCCTGTGTCCTGTCTGGGTGCCTAATATGCTAGTAGAAACCTTTCAAAACAGCTGGGGTTGAAGATTAATTTTGTTATGTTACGCTCCCTTACTTAGATATAACATTTTGCCGgacatgattggacatgtgacgcagtattttaaaatttcacaataaTAAGCTTATTATAAGTTAACACTCGCGCAAGGACACATGAATGCATAAATTGTCTAGATCAGCAAAAAAGTATATTGATATACTTCTCAGAGCAAAACCAAGTGAACTCGTGAACCCACAGagagcattcattcattttgggTTCCCCAAAGACCCTTCGTTCATTCGTTCTCGGCTGCTCTCGTTTTCTTAGCATCTTCCGGGTAGAAAGTGAGTTCTGTCCCAGATCTAAGCAGGTGCTAGAGCAGGTCCTAGGGGAAAAGACCTGCTTCTCTCGGGGCTACTAACTGTCCTGGTGCGCGGGAACGTGATGGCTCCACCGGTTCCTATGCCAGCCTTAACTAGAGTTCTTCGAAGACGCAGAGAACACAACGGGGTTATGTGTCAGTGAACTAAGTTGGTAAAAAAGAAgtttactgtctgtctctgtgGCGCAATCGGTTAGCGCGTTCGGCTGTTAACCGAAAGGTTGGTGGTTCGAGCCCACCCAGGGACGGAAATGCCACCCTTTTGAATCCTGGGACGTGTCAGTGTCACTCCACTCGGGCTCCGTCCATGCTACCACGTGTTTTGCTAAAAGTTTCGAGTCTACGTGATTAAGGTTGCAACTAGTAATACAATTTTTACTTGCTCGAGTAAGGTTCTACTAAAATTGCATCATGAAACTgatgctttaaaaatacttacCAGCCAGAGGAAGTGAGTATTCATAATCTCAAACTGAAATCTTTTACCCAACATCTGCCTGCCTTGCCTTTGTACTTGTATTTTCTAACTCTTGAAACGGGCGTTTCCAGACCCTGGGCCCTTAGTCATGCTACGTCCTACTGGTTACCAATTTTTGGAGAACCTACCTTCTAAATATTTGAATAACCATCTTCCTCTTCAGCCTGCTGACATTTACTTCTTCATTACTTATCCCTTCGGTTACTGCAGTAACTACCTAGCCGCCTAGGCAGTTTCCTGTCTTCGGCTGTCCTCTCCTTTCCAGCCTCCAAGTAGCTGCCAGAGAGGCTTTCTTTAGAAGAGAGACCTGTTTAAAATCCctcaatggcctgcagggtagaCTACAACCTCCTTAGCTTGGAAGGCAGTGCCTTTCATAATCTGGCCCCTGAACTCTCTCCTCTTCTccactgactctttttttttttttttttgccgtaagcgggcctctcactgttgtggcctctcccgttgcggagcacaggctccggatgcgcaggctcagcggccatggctcacgggcccagccgctctgcggcatatgggatcctcccagaccggggcacgaacccgtatcccctgcatcggcaggcggactctcaaccactgcgccaccagggaggcccctccactGACTCTTTAGACTTGAACAGAACCAAACTACTTTCTTGACCTCCTTCTCTGGCTTTTGAATCTTTGCCCATATGGGCCTTCAGCGCTTCTCCTTTTTGTCTGGCAAACTCCTAGTCATCCATCACCACAACACCAAAAATTAAGCCTCTTTTCTGCAGCCCTatcttcattctctctctcttttttttttctggacgggcatgctcagcggccatggctcacaggcccagccgctccgcggcatgtagaaAGCTTCCCAGatcgaggcacgaacccgtgtctgctgtATCGGCAAAcaaactctcaaccaccgcgccaccagggaagacccattgtctttttatttacgtgtttatgtttctgttttttctcacTAAGAATGAAAGTTCCTCCAGGGAAAGACCCTGGGTCGTTCATCTTGGTATCTTCAGCACCTAAACTCAAGCTTGGCACAttgtaaatactaaataaatgtgAGCTGAATGTTCAGCATTTCCAAATGCGCTTGTCCGATGTCTGAATCTCATCTAATATTCCTATACCAAgcttgaattgtcttggcataaAGGTTATAATTGACACAATTAGGCTGGCCAGATACCTCtgcccaggccccacctcctTCCTAGCTCTTTCCTGCCCCGTGCTCTAAAACTATCTCTAATTCTCATTCATCCTCCTATCCAATACCACCTATGAAATTTTCCCTTTACCCCATTGTCCCAACAAGATTTGTTGAATTAGCAAGATGACTAATTCATATGAATTGTGGTGAGATGGTTGCTGAGACGAGAGGGGTTCCTCATCAACCCAAACTAATCCTTATGTAACCGAAAGTGGGGTCGGGCTGCTCGCCACTCAAAAGCTAGTAAAGAGGCAAggctggtggaaaggaaagtttgctttattttggatgccggcaacctggggggaggggtggaccctgtccaaaggccgactcccctcactgacaatcagtgggcaagagaTTTTATAGGCTgcgggagggggctacatgcagaaacagcacagtcagctctgacagtcatcttgaccAATTGGTCACGGGTGGTCTAAgcagcgtcatcttgattgttttaagtacaattCCTCTTCAGTTTgagggtcagtttgttcccatttccttgaggccaattcttggaattgtggcagcttttGTCATGGCTACAATCTGGACATCATGTAGTTAACTCTTTCCACCTGGTcaggtttcagtatctataagataGCTCACAGGaaatggctcagaatattatctatagcctttgagaaggaactaaaggtccttgactatgcttaatgactaaactattataatttggtctcctttgactgttttccttcgtttctgcattttttcacttctctgattaaacttattctttggctaaagtttttccacagacaaaaggcaggcagaggacatcgGGGACAAgtaccatagggtcctgctccgtttcacTGATAGAATTTTGGAcaatgggaggaaaaaaagatttttttcattcttgttttattACCATGGTTTTCCATCTTCTGTCTGACAGTGGAAGCAGGATCATGTAAAATGCCTTGCTGAAATCAAGAAATGGTTCTATTTAAAACTTCTGAAACACAAAGAGAGATAGCTAAAGCTTTCTTCTATAAGCAGTGATTGCCTTCTCCACCTCTACTCCATTGTTACTGACATGCTGAGGGATTtcaaaatttcataatttaacTCAGTAGAGTTCAGTACATTTAATATTGGTTATCCAACATTTGTTTAAAGGATGATGTGATCAAAGCTGTATCTGAATTAGATACTAAAACGGAAAAGCTGGTTTTATAGTCCCTGCCACTGCTCTCTAATTCTCACTATTGTGCCCAGTAAAAGCATTCTCACCTCCTACCCATTCCTTCCTGTGCAGTTGTGGTTGACTTCTTCTCATGCTTTCTCTGTTTGGGTGCGGAGGTATCTCTGTTCACTGAGCTTAATATGGGACAACAATGTTGCTCTCCTTCCAATGGCTTTattctgtgctttcttttctAAATCCTCCAACCCCTACACCCCTTCCTGGACCATTTCCTACTCATGACATTAAGAGGGTTGATCATTGTATACTTGCAGACCATCCCAATTCTGACATGGGCTCCCCTGAAAAACTCTATTCTACATCacctctgtgattttcttttaccTCTACCATGGCTCATATTCTAGGAAAACAGCCCAGGTGGTGGTCTTCTCTGGTCTTTCCTGGACTACCCTGCTCTTCCTTAGCCACCCCCTTCATTGGTTCTGCTGTCTCCCTTAGACCCCCCAGACGTACCCGCAGTCTGTCTAGAAAGAGTTTTAGGACGCCTTGAAGGCAGCCAGCCCTGCAGCAACCGATGCAGACTACTATCCAGCTGGTTCTCAACCATGAATTCTCTTATTTACATATCCATTTATTTAAGGACAATATTCATACATCAAGGGTAATCATCAAGAGTCTGTATTGTTACTTTGCTGGGACGGAATGGTTAGAATAGAGAAAGCATCCATGTCGCTCTGAGACTTCTATTCCTGGTAATGCAGCTGCTTACTGGGGCTTCACTGTTGGCACTTGAAGATCACAGTCCCTTCCTTTCCATAGGAGACCAAGAGAAAACAGAGTTGGGTGAAGAACCCTCAGCCTAGAGTCTGAGGTGTAATTTTCCTGCTGCTCCCAGAGATGCCTGTTGGGCATGGTGGGGCTGTGAATTTAGAAAGAGGTTCAGAGATGCTTCTTTTATCACTACCATGGGATGGGGATGCTGCTTTTATTACCCTCATTTGCCTTGAGGGCCCTGAGTCCATGTGACTTTGCCATTCCTCCAGTCCTCCTTTGAGTTTTGAAGGTCTCTCTTCATAGAAAAATACAGCCCCGTGTCCACTGCAAACAGGAGTCCCATCACCAGGAGGAAAGTGATTTGGTGCCAAGGTGGAAAGAATGATGAGCTGGATGGTGGACTTTCTTGACCTAATAGGAGAAGCAGAGGGATGAGAATAAAATGACATTTGTTGAGGCAGAAATTTGGAATAAACAGTGAGGTCATCAGTGGAAAGTCTTTCTGACACCTGATAAGAGACAGATTCTAAGGAATATGGGGGAGTCTGGCGGAAAGCCATAGCTTCCTCCCACTGAGTCTGGGTTTTAATGCTACCTGAGCAAAAGTGTTTTCATGTTTGATGGAGGTATGTGACATAGTGTTAAGCAAGGTAGGTTGTAGCTGGGTTTTGTGTGAAATTATGAAAGTAGTCAAAGTTTAGGTTGGTGTGAGAACACTATTTCTTAATTCAGTAACTTTCTCTTATGTCTCAAAATAATACTCATTGTTTTTACCCCGctaaaggaaatctaaaaaaaaaaaaaaaaaaaaaaaagtgaaccatTGAAATCTGCTACTTACCATCAGAAAGTTGATAATATTTCTTTATCACGGCTCAGTAACTAATAACCCAAAATGGAAAGAGGTAGAATTTGCTTGTTCTCAACCTCTTAGCCcttaatattgttattttaaagtcattcCTCACTGTAGTCTATAAACTGGTAACATTAGAGTGGATttttagtcttaatttttttaactcttaattttgatttaatttcaaacttaaaaaaaggTTACCAGTAAAGTATAAATAACTCTCATATATTCTTTACCTAGATTTACTAATTGTTGGCATTTTGCccctattttctttattatttgcttTCTCATTCTCTATTTGAgagtatttattttcaatttaaattgtgataaagttattttttatacaaattaTGGCACTGTTTTGTTAAAATCTCAGAAGATGTGTGGCTATCTTGCTGTCTTACTACATGTAAATTGCTTACAACAAACATCTTAGTCTGATTATAGGTGGAAGTTTTGTGAAATTAGGAAGTCCAGGAGCACCGTGGCAGGGGATCTCTGACCCTGGAGGATGGTACTACAGAAACTGCAGATGTTTTCTAAGTGACTTAGTGGAATTCAAAATTCTGTCATAGGACATTGGCGCCTGTCCAATCCTTTCATTTTATCTAGTGGTTCAGTATACAGGCTTTGAATCTTTGGTGTGCCCTTGGAGACACATTAATTacccccctcccttttttccacCTCAGTTACTTCATCTGTAGAGTTAATATTACCGACCTCTTAATGTTGTTGCAAGGGATTACTATGATCATCAGACTAGTTGCATGTAAAtaagcactcagcacagtgtcCAGCACATTGAAAGATGCCCGATAAATGTCAGTATGTCTTTGTTACAGAagtggaaactgaggtttagagagtcTAACTGGCCACAGTTACATGGTTAATTAGCAGCAGAGCCAGAACACAGGTTATGGGTTTTTCTGTGAGAAAGTGAGGCGCTACTGCCAGCTTCGCTTTTGGCTATGACTTGAGGTTTGGAGGGGAAAGGAGAACAGGTAATGATGGGCCAGCATGATAGAGACAGATAACATTATGGATATAGTTTGAATGAGGTGAGTAAGGACAGGCATATTTATGGGGGAGGAAATGTGACTTCTGCACCTGCTGTCACATTGCAGAGTGAATGACCCTTGTAAAGAAGTCTGTGGAATGGTCAGCAATCTCCTCCCAACTCATCTTCCCAGTGTGAATGCAGAGTCCCCACACATGGTGCTCTGGGCCCTTTAGATGTGCTCTGTACATCTCTTACCTTGAACAGTGATGTTCATAGCCTCTGAAGACTCGTTTTTCCTCCCGATAATCCCCCTGCAGAAGTAGGAGCCACTGTGTTCAAGTTTTGCTTCTGGAATGTAGAAGTCAGAATTCTGATAAGAAAACTTCTTGCCTTTGCCATTCTGGAAATATTGAACCTTTTGTACAGTagttttcttccaactgtgacaCTTCAGCTCAATGGGCTCCCCCTGTTGGACCACCCACCGAGGGGCCTGGAGCAACAGCCAGCCTGAAAGACACAAAGAGAACACAGGCCCAGGAAGCCTCAGCATTCAGTGCAAACCTTTTGTGAAGGGAGGGGATGCTTACAACCCAGATCCTGGGGGATGATAGAAAGCCAGACTGGGAGCCATCCTTACATAGCTTTC includes these proteins:
- the LOC132483102 gene encoding low affinity immunoglobulin gamma Fc region receptor III-A-like, with the translated sequence MHSMWQLLPPTALLLLVSAGTQADLPKAVVLLDPQWDRVLTNDQVTLKCQGDYPLGDNSTQWWHNGTLISNQASSYFITDAKVEDSGDYKCQTGLSTLSDPVKLKVYMGWLLLQAPRWVVQQGEPIELKCHSWKKTTVQKVQYFQNGKGKKFSYQNSDFYIPEAKLEHSGSYFCRGIIGRKNESSEAMNITVQGQESPPSSSSFFPPWHQITFLLVMGLLFAVDTGLYFSMKRDLQNSKEDWRNGKVTWTQGPQGK